A window from Chlamydia gallinacea 08-1274/3 encodes these proteins:
- a CDS encoding ATP-dependent Clp protease ATP-binding subunit: protein MFEKFTNRAKQVIKLAKKEAQRLNHNYLGTEHILLGLLKLGQGVAVNVLRNLGIDFDTARQEVERLIGYGPEIQVYGDPALTGRVKKSFESANEEASILEHNYVGTEHLLLGILNQSDGVALQVLENLHVDPREVRKEILKELETFNLQLPPSSSSHSRGSSSTSKSSSLGHTLGSDRSDKLSALKAYGYDLTEMFKESRLDPVIGRSTEVERLILILCRRRKNNPVLIGEAGVGKTAIVEGLAQKIVSNEVPDALRKKRLITLDLALMIAGTKYRGQFEERIKAVMDEVRKHGNILLFIDELHTIVGAGAAEGAIDASNILKPALARGEIQCIGATTIDEYRKHIEKDAALERRFQKIIVQPPSVEETIEILRGLKKKYEEHHNVAITEEALKAAATLSDQYVHGRFLPDKAIDLLDEAGARVRVNTMGQPTELMKLEAEIESTKQAKEQAIGTQEYEKAAGLRDEEKKLRERLANMKQEWENHKEEHQIPVDEEAVAQVVSLQTGIPSARLTEAESNKLLKLEDTLRKKVIGQDQAVKSICRAIRRSRTGIKDPNRPTGSFLFLGPTGVGKTLLAQQIAIEMFGGEDALIQVDMSEYMEKFAATKMMGSPPGYVGHEEGGHLTEQVRRRPYCVVLFDEIEKAHPDIMDLMLQILEQGRLTDSFGRKVDFRHAIIIMTSNLGADLIKKSGEIGFGLRSNFDYKVMQEKIEAAVKKHLKPEFINRLDESVIFRPLEKEALSEIIHLEINKLDSRLKNYQMALNIPDSVISFLVTKGHSPEMGARPLRRVIEQYLEDPLAELLLKESCRQEVRKLRAHLIEDRVTFERDEEHAEDTGEKPAITTSEEA from the coding sequence ATGTTTGAGAAGTTTACTAATAGAGCAAAGCAAGTGATCAAACTCGCGAAAAAAGAAGCTCAAAGATTAAATCATAATTATCTAGGCACTGAACACATACTCTTAGGCTTACTCAAACTAGGTCAGGGCGTCGCTGTTAATGTCCTCCGTAATCTAGGTATTGACTTTGATACCGCCAGGCAAGAAGTGGAAAGATTAATTGGTTATGGACCGGAAATTCAGGTCTATGGTGACCCGGCTCTTACAGGAAGAGTGAAAAAATCTTTTGAATCAGCAAATGAAGAAGCCAGCATTTTAGAACACAATTATGTAGGCACTGAACACCTTTTACTAGGTATTTTAAACCAATCTGACGGAGTGGCCTTACAAGTGTTGGAAAATTTGCATGTCGACCCTCGAGAAGTTCGCAAAGAAATTCTCAAAGAACTGGAGACTTTTAATCTACAACTCCCTCCTTCTTCGTCCTCTCATTCCCGAGGTTCTTCCTCTACATCCAAATCCTCCTCTCTAGGACATACCTTAGGTAGTGATAGAAGTGATAAATTATCTGCTTTAAAGGCCTACGGCTATGATTTAACAGAAATGTTTAAAGAGTCTCGCTTAGATCCTGTGATTGGCCGATCCACAGAAGTAGAGAGATTAATTTTAATTCTTTGCCGTCGTAGGAAAAATAATCCTGTGCTAATTGGTGAAGCAGGTGTAGGGAAAACAGCTATCGTTGAAGGTTTAGCTCAAAAAATTGTTTCTAATGAAGTTCCTGATGCTTTACGTAAAAAACGTCTAATTACTCTAGATCTTGCATTAATGATTGCAGGAACAAAGTACCGCGGACAGTTTGAAGAGCGCATTAAAGCCGTTATGGACGAAGTGCGCAAACATGGAAATATTCTTTTATTTATCGATGAATTACATACTATTGTTGGTGCTGGTGCTGCTGAAGGAGCAATTGATGCTTCTAATATCCTAAAACCTGCGCTTGCTCGTGGAGAAATTCAATGTATTGGAGCTACAACTATTGATGAGTACCGCAAACACATTGAAAAAGATGCTGCCTTAGAACGTAGATTTCAAAAAATTATTGTTCAGCCCCCCAGTGTAGAAGAAACGATAGAAATCTTACGTGGGTTAAAAAAGAAATATGAAGAACACCACAATGTAGCGATCACAGAGGAAGCATTGAAAGCTGCAGCTACATTATCAGATCAATATGTACATGGGCGTTTTCTTCCAGATAAAGCTATTGATTTACTTGATGAGGCTGGAGCTCGCGTACGCGTTAACACTATGGGGCAGCCTACAGAACTTATGAAGTTAGAGGCTGAAATTGAAAGTACTAAACAAGCCAAAGAACAGGCTATTGGCACTCAGGAATATGAAAAAGCAGCTGGGCTACGTGACGAAGAGAAAAAGCTCCGTGAACGCCTTGCAAATATGAAGCAAGAATGGGAAAATCATAAGGAAGAACATCAAATTCCGGTTGATGAAGAAGCTGTAGCCCAAGTTGTCTCTTTACAAACGGGGATTCCTTCTGCAAGATTAACAGAGGCAGAAAGTAACAAGCTCTTAAAACTGGAAGATACTCTTCGTAAAAAAGTTATTGGTCAAGATCAAGCTGTGAAAAGCATTTGCCGCGCCATTCGTCGCTCCCGCACAGGAATTAAAGATCCTAATCGACCTACAGGATCCTTCCTATTTCTTGGTCCTACAGGAGTAGGAAAAACCCTATTAGCTCAGCAAATCGCTATTGAAATGTTTGGTGGTGAAGACGCCTTAATTCAAGTCGACATGTCCGAATATATGGAAAAATTTGCTGCAACAAAAATGATGGGATCTCCTCCAGGATATGTTGGTCATGAAGAAGGAGGCCATCTTACTGAGCAAGTCCGACGTCGTCCTTATTGTGTAGTCCTGTTCGATGAGATTGAAAAAGCGCATCCAGACATTATGGATTTAATGTTGCAAATTTTAGAACAGGGCCGTCTCACAGACTCCTTTGGTCGCAAGGTGGACTTCCGTCACGCCATTATTATCATGACTTCGAATTTGGGAGCAGATTTAATTAAAAAAAGTGGAGAAATTGGCTTCGGTTTACGATCTAATTTCGATTATAAAGTCATGCAAGAAAAAATCGAAGCTGCAGTAAAAAAACATTTAAAACCAGAGTTTATTAATCGTTTGGATGAAAGCGTAATCTTCCGGCCTTTAGAAAAAGAAGCCCTTTCTGAAATCATCCATCTAGAAATTAATAAGCTCGATTCCCGATTAAAAAATTATCAAATGGCGCTCAATATTCCCGATTCTGTGATTTCTTTTCTGGTTACGAAAGGACACTCTCCAGAAATGGGGGCTCGGCCCCTACG
- a CDS encoding lipoyl protein ligase domain-containing protein translates to MATNIRIIDSGKASASEHMTRDQELLAHLKKGEAILHLYEWRSAYPLTYGVFMRPEKFLVSNREELGMDAARRSTGGGFVFHHGDFAFSLLVSSEHPMYRGSILENYFSVNSLVLEVLNKIFRIDGMLSCDEHLHHFQESNFCMAKISKYDVLMGNKKIGGAAQRTVKQGFLHQGSIFLSGSTPDVYYKFLLPEVADSVISAIDRCAFFPLGIAASSADLVGTRKEIKEKFIQIFSRECL, encoded by the coding sequence ATGGCAACGAATATCCGTATTATAGACTCAGGAAAAGCAAGTGCAAGTGAGCATATGACTAGGGATCAAGAACTCCTTGCCCACCTAAAGAAGGGAGAGGCAATTCTTCATCTTTATGAATGGAGGAGTGCCTATCCCCTTACGTATGGAGTGTTTATGCGCCCAGAAAAGTTTTTAGTAAGTAATAGGGAAGAACTAGGCATGGATGCAGCCAGACGTTCTACCGGGGGAGGATTTGTATTCCATCACGGAGATTTTGCTTTTTCTCTGCTTGTTTCTTCAGAGCACCCTATGTATCGGGGTAGCATTTTGGAGAACTATTTTAGTGTGAATTCTTTGGTTTTAGAAGTGTTAAATAAAATTTTTCGTATAGACGGAATGCTGTCATGTGATGAACATCTTCATCATTTTCAAGAATCCAATTTTTGCATGGCTAAGATTTCAAAATATGACGTGTTAATGGGAAATAAGAAAATTGGTGGAGCAGCTCAGCGCACCGTAAAGCAGGGATTTTTACATCAAGGTTCTATATTTCTTTCTGGAAGCACTCCAGATGTTTACTACAAGTTTCTTTTACCTGAAGTCGCCGATTCCGTTATCTCAGCAATTGATCGTTGTGCGTTTTTTCCTTTAGGCATTGCTGCTTCTTCCGCAGATTTAGTGGGGACAAGAAAAGAAATTAAGGAAAAATTTATTCAAATATTCTCCCGTGAGTGCTTATGA
- a CDS encoding phospholipase D-like domain-containing protein has protein sequence MKCVFWGCILTFAYSFIAKDALAITLAFPDSNEKAGVIVHDNSIEVYHKLLAAIDSAQYYFEFCPCMAGGEILKEVIVHLDARMSQVSTLCSSMIIQPTMIDDQDKQLLIDMKARWPERFSYMFTGCAPGSSILSPNVIEMHMKFSIVDGKYIFIGGTNFEDFMCTRGDVVPEPVDSPRLIVSGVKRPLAFRDQDITIVSETLGLSLRREFYAHYSLWSFFSSKHWLNKYLDTFRSLPFPELAQEQAKACYCPEIEESSDLISTDLSNICMIISGPDESKNEITEAYVSLIDQAETSIKIANMYFIPKDEIMESLQAACFQKKIPTEIITNGCTENSPALTSVYAWGNRMNYFFLCYGERPALWKKYIFLKPPNTAFAVHEFSVPDTELHKKCMIIDSNIFVIGSYNFGKKSDLFDYESIVIIRSPEIAARANQVFQKDLTLSQPVHSNEILQWYFDPIYHFVGHLQINFMPA, from the coding sequence ATGAAATGTGTGTTTTGGGGCTGTATTCTTACTTTTGCTTATTCCTTTATAGCAAAAGATGCCTTAGCTATTACCCTAGCTTTTCCTGATTCTAATGAGAAGGCAGGGGTGATTGTTCATGATAATAGCATTGAAGTCTACCATAAGCTATTAGCCGCCATTGATAGTGCTCAATATTATTTCGAATTTTGTCCTTGCATGGCAGGAGGGGAGATTTTGAAAGAGGTCATCGTGCATTTAGATGCACGCATGTCTCAAGTCTCTACTTTATGTTCCTCCATGATTATTCAGCCAACAATGATTGACGATCAAGATAAGCAACTACTGATAGATATGAAAGCACGATGGCCTGAAAGATTTTCTTATATGTTTACTGGGTGTGCGCCGGGATCGAGTATTCTATCTCCAAATGTTATAGAAATGCACATGAAATTTTCGATTGTTGATGGGAAATATATTTTTATTGGAGGAACCAATTTTGAGGATTTTATGTGTACTCGTGGGGATGTTGTTCCCGAGCCTGTAGATTCCCCTCGTTTAATTGTCAGCGGAGTTAAACGTCCTCTAGCTTTTCGAGATCAAGATATTACCATAGTTTCAGAAACGCTAGGTTTATCTCTTCGAAGAGAATTTTATGCTCACTACTCTCTTTGGAGTTTTTTTTCTAGTAAGCACTGGTTGAATAAATATCTTGATACATTTCGTAGTCTACCTTTTCCTGAATTAGCTCAAGAGCAGGCTAAGGCATGCTACTGCCCTGAAATTGAAGAAAGTTCGGATCTCATTTCTACTGATCTAAGTAATATTTGTATGATTATTTCCGGCCCTGATGAATCCAAGAATGAAATTACAGAAGCTTACGTATCTTTGATTGATCAGGCAGAAACTTCGATAAAGATTGCGAACATGTATTTCATTCCTAAAGATGAAATTATGGAGAGTTTACAAGCAGCATGTTTCCAAAAGAAAATTCCTACAGAAATCATTACTAATGGTTGTACAGAAAATAGTCCTGCTTTGACATCTGTATATGCTTGGGGGAATCGGATGAATTATTTTTTCCTATGTTATGGAGAACGTCCTGCTCTATGGAAAAAATATATTTTCCTTAAACCACCTAATACTGCTTTTGCTGTTCACGAATTTTCAGTTCCCGATACTGAGCTACATAAAAAATGTATGATCATTGATAGCAATATTTTTGTTATTGGTAGTTATAATTTTGGGAAAAAAAGCGATCTTTTTGATTACGAAAGTATTGTGATTATTCGTAGCCCTGAGATAGCAGCACGGGCGAATCAAGTATTTCAAAAGGATCTTACACTATCTCAACCAGTACATTCTAACGAGATTTTACAGTGGTATTTTGATCCCATATATCACTTTGTTGGTCATTTGCAGATTAATTTTATGCCTGCGTAA
- a CDS encoding glycine cleavage protein H-like protein, which produces MWYSDYHVWILPIHDSIVRLGGTKKMCSNLGQILHIDLPMLGSSCKEGEPLVILESSKSAVEILSPVSGKVIEVNQSLLDDIQLLNTSPEDLGWFVVVDLGQPLNTENLSARD; this is translated from the coding sequence ATGTGGTATTCTGATTATCATGTATGGATTTTACCTATTCATGACAGTATTGTTCGCTTAGGTGGAACTAAAAAAATGTGTAGTAATTTAGGTCAGATTCTTCATATTGATCTTCCTATGTTAGGAAGTTCCTGTAAGGAAGGCGAGCCCTTAGTTATCTTAGAATCTTCAAAATCAGCAGTGGAAATTTTAAGTCCGGTCTCTGGGAAGGTTATAGAAGTAAACCAAAGCCTTTTAGATGATATCCAACTTTTGAATACCTCTCCTGAAGATTTAGGGTGGTTTGTTGTTGTTGATTTAGGACAGCCGCTAAATACAGAAAACTTATCGGCTAGGGATTAA
- the nqrE gene encoding NADH:ubiquinone reductase (Na(+)-transporting) subunit E has translation MWLGEYTWLNVLGIFLQATFIQNILLSNFLGMCSYLACSGRVSTANGLGMSVALVLTITGSINWLIHTFITKPRALAWLSPTLADVNLGFLELIIFIVVIAAFTQILELFLEKVSRNLYLSLGIFLPLIAVNCAILGGVLFGITRNYPFIPMMIFSLGSGCGWWLAIVLFATIKEKFAYCDIPKNLQGTGISFITTGLMAMAFMSFTGIDIAKPATISVSVEEQIPPITEIPTDTETIPLKKSRLTRPKMKPFIKRGKTAVN, from the coding sequence ATGTGGTTAGGCGAATATACATGGCTCAATGTTTTGGGTATTTTTTTACAAGCAACCTTTATCCAGAATATCCTTCTTTCGAATTTTTTAGGGATGTGTAGCTACCTAGCTTGTTCTGGAAGAGTCTCAACGGCAAATGGATTAGGCATGTCCGTAGCTTTGGTTCTCACCATTACTGGAAGCATTAATTGGTTAATTCATACTTTTATAACTAAGCCCCGTGCTTTGGCCTGGCTATCTCCAACCCTAGCGGATGTAAATTTAGGTTTTCTGGAGCTAATTATTTTTATTGTCGTGATCGCTGCTTTCACACAAATCTTAGAACTCTTCCTAGAAAAAGTTTCACGAAATCTCTACCTCTCCTTAGGAATCTTCTTACCATTAATTGCTGTAAACTGTGCCATATTAGGAGGCGTGCTTTTCGGTATTACTCGTAATTATCCTTTTATTCCCATGATGATTTTTTCCTTAGGATCTGGATGTGGCTGGTGGTTAGCCATTGTACTATTTGCCACGATTAAGGAAAAATTTGCCTATTGCGATATTCCTAAAAATCTACAAGGCACAGGCATCTCATTCATCACCACAGGCCTTATGGCCATGGCATTTATGAGCTTTACAGGAATTGATATTGCAAAACCTGCAACAATTTCCGTTTCCGTAGAAGAACAAATACCCCCAATAACAGAAATTCCTACAGATACAGAAACCATTCCATTAAAGAAAAGTCGTCTTACTCGTCCTAAGATGAAACCCTTTATTAAAAGAGGAAAAACTGCAGTAAATTAA
- the nqrD gene encoding NADH:ubiquinone reductase (Na(+)-transporting) subunit D — translation MTTSKSYKNYFIDPLWNNNQPLIAILGICSALAVTTTISTAITMGLAVSFVTGCSSFFVSLLRKVTPDSVRMITQLIIISLFVIVIDQFLKAFLFNISKMLSVFVGLIITNCIVMGRAESLARNVPPLPAFLDGFASGLGYGWVLVFVSIIREVFGFGTLFGIRIIPKCFYASEIHPDGYENFGLMVLAPSAFFLLGTMIWVINILRSKKVKK, via the coding sequence ATGACAACAAGTAAATCTTATAAAAATTATTTCATAGACCCTCTATGGAACAATAATCAACCTCTGATTGCAATTTTAGGAATCTGTTCTGCTCTTGCTGTAACAACAACAATAAGCACGGCCATAACTATGGGACTAGCGGTCAGCTTTGTCACAGGATGTTCTTCCTTTTTCGTCTCCTTATTAAGAAAAGTAACTCCCGACAGCGTACGTATGATTACTCAGCTAATTATCATTAGCTTGTTTGTTATCGTTATAGACCAATTTCTTAAAGCTTTCCTATTTAACATTTCAAAGATGCTTTCTGTATTTGTAGGATTAATTATTACCAACTGCATCGTTATGGGTAGAGCAGAAAGTCTAGCAAGAAATGTCCCTCCTCTTCCCGCGTTTTTAGATGGATTTGCTTCTGGATTAGGCTATGGTTGGGTATTAGTTTTCGTAAGTATTATTCGAGAAGTTTTTGGGTTTGGAACCTTATTCGGCATACGCATAATCCCTAAATGCTTTTATGCCTCGGAAATACATCCTGATGGCTATGAGAATTTTGGTTTGATGGTTCTTGCTCCCTCAGCATTTTTTCTTTTAGGTACCATGATTTGGGTAATAAATATTCTGAGATCTAAAAAAGTGAAAAAGTAA
- the nqrC gene encoding NADH:ubiquinone reductase (Na(+)-transporting) subunit C, whose translation MSSKKLKSYLNQTWYIICFILLLSFLSGILLSTVYYVLSPFQERAAIFDRNKQMLTAAHVIDYSGRFQIYTEGEWKYAIYDKQSHVLKAVNAYPPAVTSSVLDAYSKNFVRPLLTDRKGQIFSFEEKNMQLSEFLDAQPQGDLQKQSLLLFYVILSNTEQARTMTTEAIIKNPLVVQAIVLPISGFGLWGPMYGYLSLKNDGNTVLGTAWYQQGETPGLGANITNPQWQKQFYGKKVFLQSSSGNTSLATAPLGLEVVKGSAEALYGTSPKVLSTIDGISGATLTCNGVTEAYSQSLAPYRNLLLYFAKLHTQRDSYDNK comes from the coding sequence ATGTCTTCTAAAAAGCTTAAAAGCTATTTAAATCAAACTTGGTACATCATCTGTTTTATTTTATTATTAAGCTTTTTATCTGGAATTCTTCTTTCTACTGTTTATTACGTCCTTTCTCCCTTTCAAGAACGTGCTGCTATCTTTGATCGTAATAAACAAATGTTAACAGCAGCACATGTTATCGATTATTCCGGGAGGTTTCAAATCTATACAGAAGGTGAGTGGAAATATGCAATTTATGATAAGCAATCCCATGTATTAAAAGCTGTGAATGCGTATCCTCCCGCAGTTACAAGTTCTGTCTTAGATGCCTATTCTAAAAATTTTGTCCGCCCTTTGCTTACAGATAGGAAAGGACAAATTTTTTCCTTTGAAGAAAAAAACATGCAACTCTCAGAGTTTTTAGATGCACAACCCCAAGGGGATCTCCAAAAACAATCATTGCTACTTTTTTATGTCATTCTATCTAATACTGAACAAGCACGTACCATGACTACCGAAGCAATTATTAAAAATCCTCTTGTTGTTCAAGCCATCGTTCTCCCAATTTCGGGATTCGGCTTATGGGGACCGATGTATGGGTATTTGAGTCTAAAAAATGACGGAAACACTGTATTGGGAACTGCATGGTATCAACAAGGAGAAACTCCAGGATTGGGGGCAAACATTACAAATCCTCAATGGCAGAAGCAATTTTATGGAAAAAAAGTTTTCCTGCAGTCTTCCTCAGGGAATACAAGTTTAGCAACAGCTCCTTTAGGGTTGGAAGTTGTTAAAGGATCTGCAGAAGCTCTATATGGCACATCCCCTAAGGTTTTGTCTACGATCGACGGCATTTCAGGAGCTACCTTAACATGTAATGGGGTAACTGAAGCCTATTCTCAATCCCTCGCTCCTTATCGCAATCTGTTGTTATATTTTGCAAAGCTTCATACCCAAAGAGATTCCTATGACAACAAGTAA
- a CDS encoding Na(+)-transporting NADH-quinone reductase subunit B: MLKRFVHSIWKICQKDKLQRFTPVADAIDTFCFEPIHIPSSPPFIRDAVDIKRWMMLVVFALFPAVFFAIWNAGTQFLIYSSRNPQLMETFLHISGFRKYLTFVCHDIGVFSILWAGCKIFFPLLIISYTVGGACEVLFAIVRKHKIAEGLLVTGILYPLTLPPTIPYWMAALGIAFGVIVSKELFGGTGMNILNPALSARAFLFFTFPAKMSGDVWVGSNPTQIKASLLTMNTTAGKSVIDGFSQSTCLQTLNSTPPTVKRVHVDAIASSILHMSHVPTEQVLQTQFSLWSQSHPGLTLNKLTLAQLQEFVTAPLSEGGLGLLPTQFDSAYAITDVIYGFQKFSSGNLFWGNILGALGETSTFACLLGAIFLIITGIASWRTMLSFGIGAFLTAWLFKIVSIFVVGKHGAWAPARFFIPAYRHMFLGGLAFGLVFMATDPVSSPTMKLAKWLYGLFIGFMTIIIRLINPAYPEGVMLAILLGNVFAPLFDYFAVRKYRQRSI; the protein is encoded by the coding sequence ATGCTTAAGCGATTTGTTCATTCGATCTGGAAAATTTGTCAAAAAGACAAACTTCAACGTTTTACTCCAGTTGCAGACGCTATTGATACGTTTTGTTTTGAACCTATTCATATTCCTTCATCCCCCCCATTTATTCGCGATGCTGTAGATATTAAACGCTGGATGATGCTCGTAGTCTTTGCTTTATTTCCAGCAGTGTTTTTTGCTATCTGGAATGCGGGAACACAATTCCTTATCTACAGCTCACGAAATCCTCAGCTAATGGAAACATTCTTACATATCTCGGGATTTCGTAAATACCTTACTTTTGTCTGTCATGACATTGGCGTGTTTTCTATTCTTTGGGCAGGATGTAAAATCTTTTTCCCCCTACTTATCATTAGCTACACTGTAGGAGGAGCTTGCGAAGTTCTTTTTGCAATAGTCCGCAAACATAAGATAGCCGAAGGCCTTTTAGTTACGGGGATTCTCTACCCACTTACATTACCTCCAACTATTCCCTATTGGATGGCAGCTCTAGGCATTGCCTTTGGAGTTATTGTGAGTAAAGAGCTCTTTGGAGGAACAGGAATGAATATTCTCAATCCTGCATTATCTGCACGTGCGTTTCTATTCTTTACCTTCCCAGCAAAAATGAGTGGAGATGTGTGGGTAGGAAGCAATCCAACACAAATCAAAGCAAGCCTTCTAACCATGAATACCACTGCTGGGAAGTCTGTAATTGATGGTTTCTCACAATCTACATGTCTACAAACTTTGAATTCCACCCCCCCTACGGTTAAAAGGGTTCATGTCGATGCCATAGCGTCAAGTATTTTACACATGTCTCATGTCCCCACGGAACAGGTACTACAAACACAATTCTCTCTATGGTCTCAGTCCCATCCAGGGCTCACACTAAATAAATTAACTCTAGCACAACTACAAGAGTTTGTTACAGCTCCCTTGAGTGAAGGTGGGCTGGGCCTTCTTCCCACACAATTTGATTCTGCGTACGCTATTACTGATGTTATCTATGGATTCCAGAAATTTTCTTCTGGGAACCTTTTTTGGGGTAATATCCTAGGTGCCTTAGGTGAAACCTCAACTTTTGCTTGTTTGCTAGGCGCCATATTTTTAATTATCACAGGTATTGCTTCTTGGAGAACCATGCTCTCCTTTGGCATAGGAGCATTCCTCACAGCTTGGCTATTTAAAATCGTTAGTATTTTTGTTGTAGGCAAGCATGGTGCTTGGGCTCCTGCTCGTTTTTTCATTCCTGCTTACCGCCATATGTTCCTTGGAGGTTTAGCTTTCGGCCTCGTGTTCATGGCTACAGATCCCGTATCTTCGCCTACAATGAAATTAGCTAAGTGGTTGTACGGACTCTTTATTGGCTTTATGACGATCATTATCCGATTAATCAACCCTGCTTATCCTGAAGGAGTTATGTTGGCTATTCTCTTAGGAAATGTTTTCGCTCCCTTGTTTGATTACTTCGCTGTCAGAAAGTACCGACAAAGGAGTATTTAA
- a CDS encoding bactofilin family protein gives MFRRSGKSPFEDVQTLYEEEAPSHSNYSYSRTEHLDSPPNLFDTPKSVETRPLSSYPVNEETQKWTSSSSEIEPSFLVSEEPETTLGEGVTFKGELAFERLLRIDGTFEGILVSQGKIIIGPKGYVKADIQLQEAIIEGVVEGNITVTGKVELRGEAMVKGDIQAATLCVDEGVRLLGYVAISGLPEDPQKD, from the coding sequence ATGTTTCGTAGAAGTGGAAAAAGTCCTTTTGAAGATGTGCAAACACTATATGAAGAAGAAGCTCCTTCGCATTCCAACTATTCCTACTCTCGAACTGAACACCTAGATTCCCCTCCCAATCTCTTTGATACACCAAAATCTGTAGAAACACGCCCCCTGTCTTCCTATCCTGTAAATGAAGAAACACAAAAATGGACATCATCCTCCTCAGAAATTGAACCCTCTTTCCTTGTATCAGAAGAACCAGAGACTACCTTAGGAGAAGGAGTTACTTTTAAAGGAGAATTAGCGTTTGAACGTTTACTACGTATCGACGGAACCTTTGAAGGAATTTTGGTGTCTCAGGGAAAAATTATTATTGGCCCCAAAGGTTATGTAAAAGCAGATATTCAACTTCAAGAAGCGATCATCGAAGGTGTTGTTGAAGGTAATATCACAGTTACAGGAAAAGTGGAGCTACGGGGAGAAGCTATGGTAAAAGGAGATATTCAGGCAGCTACTCTATGCGTTGATGAAGGAGTCCGCCTTCTGGGTTATGTAGCTATTTCGGGCCTTCCCGAGGATCCACAAAAAGACTGA